In the Primulina tabacum isolate GXHZ01 chromosome 7, ASM2559414v2, whole genome shotgun sequence genome, CGTTCCACCGCAACCCAAAAACGAATAGACTATTTAAAGGTAAAACCAAACATTGTTTTTAGTATCATGTGATCAAGTATATCAAGTTCGTGCTGTGCATGCCAACTGGTGCAGAATATCAATCGTTGTAAGGACAGGCACGTGCAAGTGGATGCTTAAATTTATATGCCATCCTATGTGCTCAAATCTATAGAGTTTGATTTATGTTTTTCAATAATGTCAGACGGCAATTACTACAGATAGTAAGTAGATAGTAAGAAACCATCATACTTGCTGCAATTCAATAAGCTTCCTCTCCAATTCTATAACTGCATCATGTCGCTCTTGAATTTCCGCAAGAGTGTCCATCACCTGCAACAAAAATTACAAGAGCTGGATGATATGACTTGGTACTGAAtaatatcagttctgaaaaaATAAGGAGCTTAAGAACAATTTATGGAAGAGAGTTCACAAAATGTCAATAAATATTCTTCCACCTTGAAAAAAATTGTTTGCCGGCTATATCAGGCTGgcaaacatatttatatattaaagcAAATATATTTCACCAtaggaaaatattaaaaaaggtAAGAAGAGAGTGGAATTGAAGATAACCAAACGAGAAAAGTTGCAACAGCAGACCAACCTGACCTCGACCTTGCTCTCGGATTGCTTTCTGAAAAATTTGCTCACTGTCACCAGTCTCTATTAATCTATCAATCGTCTACCAGAACAATTGTTTCAGAAAATTTTGTTCTAAAATGGtaactttaaagaaaataaacatGGGCCACGGCCATTGAGCTTCACCTCTTCATCAGCTCTAGTGCCTGTCACTGGAAACCAATCAAACAAGAGATCAACACGATTATTCTAGACTATATGAAGTGGTTGCATTATGTAtcagaatttgtttttttttttaaacatcgATACCTGTGAACACACGCCTCTCTACAACCTCACGATACTCCAGATGTATGTTTTCTCTTAAAGTCTGCAAGAACATATATTAAGAGAATTTCAGAAATAGgagaaaaaataagaaaagttgaTTCAGAAGCCATATTCAGTACTCACAAGAACATTCACTTCAAGGTACCTGAAATTCTGACATTCTGTCTttgaattttttctttaaagcCCTGCATCAAACATATAATTTTAAGCCGAGGACTATAATAATCACAGCTACATTAATTGTCAAATACTTTCAATTCCACAAGTTCATTGTATGGATTTATGCATACCATGGTTCCTCTTAGACATGGAATTCAATGAGTTCCAGGTCAGCCCATGTACAACAAAACATAAGCAGAAGAACACACAGTACGTtggaaacaaaaaaataaactcGGTATATTGGAAATAGAGTCAATCATCTCTTATGCGCAACACATGGGTTTtatataaaatgatgtctgGTAATTCTACGTAGTTATAGTTAGAAAGCCTCATTTAAGATGTAAGAGCACTCAATGTTATGACAACCTTCAGCGCTCACAAGTGGAAGAACAGCAGTATATAGAACGATTAAAAGAGAACAACATAAAGGGAAGGCGTGTTACACTGTTGTTGCTGTTCTTGATCTGTCCACCCCAGATCCTTTTCCACATCCAGGCTTTTGTCTGTTGGATAAGTTCTggataaaagatgaaaaacaaAAGTCGGTACCAGAAAATATCCTTGCAACCAAACTTTATCAAGGCACATATCATTTAGCCTCACCTCTTTGTCAAGCACCTCAATTTTTGATTTTATAGAACGAGCGATATTTCCAACTTCATCTACATCTTTCTCCATTCGTTGCTTGATTTCTCCAGATTgtgtaaaataataataaataataaaaaggtGAAATTTTGATAACCAAAAGTTGAAGTCAAAAGACATATTGGACAAACATGTGTATTATAAATACAAGGCACCCAAAATTTTTAAAGAGGATCCTTGGATAGTCAGCTTTCTAATGGACAATAACTTTCCTCGGCAATCATGTTAATATCGAAAAGTTGATGCTACAAAATATCCTAGATATTCTTGCAACAATGTCAAAGAACTTCAAGAAAAAGGAAAGCAAACTACCTTTCATAGAAGCAGCCTTGGTAACAGCCCTTGATTCCTCATGTGCTTCCTGAAGTGAacacaataaaaaattaaaaattatcaagaTTGCAACATTCACAAATCTAGTCCTACAAATAATGGGAACATACTAAAGGAGGAGGAGAATTAGGTAAAAAACATTATCTTTAACAAAACAACCACATACATTTTGTGAAATAATTTTatctataaatttttattaaaaggaAAGCGCTCTCAAAATTCAGAAATGCTTTGAAGACTCTTGAGTAATATAAAACAAACATCCCTCTTTTTAAAATGGAGAAAACGGCATAAAGAGTAAACATATTATCAAGCCCTTACACTGCAAACATTGATGGAACTTATATCTATGGAAAAAGTAAagcaaaaatatttctaaacTTCGGAGACATTAAAATTGTCCACTGGCCATGTGGACAATCGCAAATCAGGAGGCAATGTCAGAGATATCAGCTTAGCAGGGCCAGCTAACAGGGCCGATTCAATCAGAATCCATATCTTCTCCACTAAATATTAAGTGCATTCGGACATAATAACAGGAGGAATTTTGATAAATATCAGTTTAAATAGCAGATATTGTTAATGTATTTCATTAAGTGTTTCTTTCCATTGAACTCATAAAACATCTCTTTCCTCGGAAGTGTGGATAAATCAGCAGCTGAAGTAACATAAATTTCCCAAAGTGGAAAAGATAACTAAATTGAATAACAGAACCTCACACCTGAAGCTTTTTCAGTAAAGTGTTGAGTTTTTCATACCGCTTCTCAATTTCCTGAACCTAGAATAAAATAAGCAggcaaaatattatttttcataagaATAAGACAAGCATTGATTCTTGTTATAAAGATTCCAAAAAATTTAGGCACGGGAAAAAACAGAAGAATACCCACAGGAGACTCAATTTTCAAATTAAGTAACATTTATGCAAAGATGTAGTCACctgcttaaaaaaaatttcaaggcCCAGTTCCCCTGAACGCATTGATCTCTGTCTTCCCATTTCAATATCTCGATTTCTATTACCATGATCCCGAGGGATCACAAATGAATCCTGTGAAGAGACATAAAAGATGTAAAAATCAGAGACAATTTTTATTTAGTAGCATATTCCAAACATAGACAATTAAGAGGATGATGCTTGTATGCACTCTTATTCAATGTCAATGCGATTAATGAGGTAGATAAAATGAACACAAGCAAGCCGTCACCcgtttatatgataaattttcgtgatccatgtatatttattttacaaaatttgagtcttttgccaaaaaaaataataataataataataattcctcTGAACGGTCTGGTCCGTCGTGCCCCTTCTGCCACACAATCTTCTAATATCAGCAACCCGATCACTGACAATGCAATGTAACTCAAAGAATAATAACACCAATCGCGGAAAAAAGGGCAACAAAACCAAAATGATATCCTTTTGTTTCATCTCCAGCTGATAAAAAAAGTAAAACTATATGCTACTTTTCCGAAACACATGATCACAAACGTTTATTCCAAACCCGAATCACAAAATTTCCCACCTCGAACAATTATAATTctacgtaaaaaaaaaaaaaaaaactcaccgTCAAAAGATCATTCATTTTAAAGAATTCCAGAAACGGTAGGAGAAGAACAGACAGAACAAGCGATCTTCCCCGCGAGAaggctctctctctctctcagcTTTCCTTATATTTGGAATTTTTGGTACAAGAAACACAGAATGTCCCTTAAAAAGTGGGATGGAGTGTCGATCTCCATAAATTCAAGTGTTTCTCTTTCTCCCCTCTCTCGCTATATTTATGGCTCCGTTGCATTTTAAAatccaataattaataataaattttataatgttttttttatttttaaattataaataaatattaaattaatttatttgaaaatttgaaaatattaattatgAAAATTGTAATACTTTGAATTGAAATTATTTAACtataaaaactataaatttaaaGAACAACCCAATCAAGTTATTACGAACGACAACTAACaaatattatgaaaatattgCAGATTAtttttagagtaggtctcttgtgagacgatcttacgaaTATTTAtcgtcaaccctaccgatattcacaataaaaagtaatacttttaacataaaaaaataatatttttgtatggatgacccaaataagagatcatctcacaaaatacgacccgtgagatcgtctcacataagtttttgtcttatTTTTATGTATCACCAGTGAATGACAGAATATGATGCAAAACGTAGTATATTGAATTAAGATGACCTTATGGATATTAATTAGTTCTCCGTGAATATATAATTCTATCAGTGTGTTTtgatcttttttaaaaaaaacaaatattttctaaaataataataataataataacaataataacaacaacaataatataTTCACCCCTCGGGTAAATCTATAGTGGCAATATGTTgaacatataaataattatcGAGTCAGTTGCTGCTTTAACCCCGGTCTAATACAAGTGTTCATTGAACTGGTCTATTgtcaacaaaataaataaatggatATGAGAGCATCAAGAATGTCAACTTTATTTTCACCtctgatttaaaattttcaacatcAACATTGTAAACAGGCTCGATCAGAAAATCAACAAAGGTGACAATCTCATCAAGCCTTCACAGCTTCTGTGGTGAGTCCATATCCAAATGGGAATAACGGGTCGTAATGTCGATCCCCGACGTTCATCGGAAGTTGATCAACGGTTTTGAACCACGTGCGTGGAAGTTTGCCTGAGAAGCCACATTCTCCAAATAGAGCATCGGCAACACCTTGGCCTTCTGTTCCTGGAAGCCAAGCGGCTACAAGTGCATCGATTTgaaccagatatggctgaatcATGACCGGACGGCCAGTGATAAGAACGACTACACATTTCACCGACCCACAGACCGTGGTGATGATGCTTGGTCCCGGATCAGAAAGTGTCAAGCTAAGGTTGTCTCCAAATGTCTCTGCGTATGGTGGTTCACCTACTACAACAATGGCATAATCGAATTTGTGGGATTTAACGTATCCTGAATTGGGATTCTCCACAAATACGACTTCTGTTTTAGGAtcaactgttttcttgatggcaTTCAAGATTGTGGTGCCTGATCATAGCAAATGTAATATTTCAGATATTCAACAAGCATGGCTAAGTTGGGATTCACTGGTATTTCTCCTTAATTTTGTATCATAGTTGGGGCAATTGCATTCAGTAGTCATGAAATTCAAAACGTGCGTAGAACCCTTTCTGATTAACAGAAAGCTATAAAAATCcgttgtattttaaaaaatatgctaAGATCCCCTAAATGTCTGAATAGACAAATAAAAGATTGCTGCATTTACCAGACGTAATATTGCCACTCTGTCCTTGCCATTGAATCGTCCAGCCGCCACACTGGTTACCAATATTGTCAGCATGTGTTCCGGCAACAAGTATCTTTGATGCCTTCTTAGGAAGTGGTATCACTGGGTCGTCCCCAGATTCGCCATTCTTAAGCAGAACAAGAGATTTTCTTACGGCTTCTCTGGCCAGTTCTCGATGTTCCTGTGATATTTAAGCATGGATTGTGAACAGAAGCTTCAAAAATTTATTCTTGGAGGACCAGGGTAAAGAGAATTTTCGAACGAACCTGACTTCCTAGGTACTTGGTCATGCTATAATCAGCTAACGGATGCTCAAAAAGACCCATGGTAAATTTAACTCTTAAAATCCTCTTCACGGCATCATCAATTCGGGTCATTGGAATGAAGTTACTTTTCACCAAGGAGATGAGGCCGTCAATAAATTCTGTATAATTATACGGAACCATGATCTGCAATGTATATATGATAGCTCGTCAATATATACGTTGCACCGAACTCATAGGAACATACATTCGTTCAAGCAACAAATTCCAAATGATACCATGTCAATTCCAGCAGTAATTCCAGCTAGGATAGAATAAGTATAGTTCGCGTGAGGCGGAGAAGTGATTCGGTCAATTCCTTGCCAATCCGAGATCACAAATCCCTGAAATGATTCATTTACAAACATTCATAACCGGGCTTAGTTCATTGATTACAATTATGCGTCAAGACTTTAGACTCGAAGTTTCTTTCAATAAATTATACTCTGA is a window encoding:
- the LOC142551886 gene encoding syntaxin-132-like, encoding MNDLLTDSFVIPRDHGNRNRDIEMGRQRSMRSGELGLEIFFKQVQEIEKRYEKLNTLLKKLQEAHEESRAVTKAASMKEIKQRMEKDVDEVGNIARSIKSKIEVLDKENLSNRQKPGCGKGSGVDRSRTATTVALKKKFKDRMSEFQTLRENIHLEYREVVERRVFTVTGTRADEETIDRLIETGDSEQIFQKAIREQGRGQVMDTLAEIQERHDAVIELERKLIELQQIFLDMAVLVDSQGDMLDNIESQVSSAVDHVQSGNTALQRAKSLQKSSRKWMCIAILILLIIVAIIVVGVLKPWQKNGA